The following coding sequences are from one Mycolicibacterium aichiense window:
- the rfbB gene encoding dTDP-glucose 4,6-dehydratase, giving the protein MAQLLVTGGAGFIGSNFVHYAHQHTDHYITVLDKLTYAGNRESLAGLPEDRVSFVHGDVADAELVDKLVAGADSVVHYAAETHNDNSLDDPEPFLRTNLIGTFTLLEAVRKYGVRYHHISTDEVYGDLELDDPGRFTEASPYNPSSPYSSTKAGSDLLVRAWMRSYGVAATISNCSNNYGPYQHVEKFIPRQITNVLRGARPKLYGEGLNVRDWIHADDHSSAVLMILENGRIGETYLIGANGEKDNRTVVELILTIMGQPADAYDHVPDRTGHDLRYAIDATKLRDELGWRPRYPDFEQGLAATIEWYRDNESWWAPAKDATEAFYARLGQ; this is encoded by the coding sequence GTGGCGCAGCTTCTGGTCACCGGAGGCGCCGGGTTCATCGGATCAAACTTCGTGCATTACGCGCATCAGCACACCGACCACTACATCACCGTGCTGGACAAACTCACCTATGCCGGGAATCGGGAGTCGTTGGCCGGTTTACCCGAGGATCGGGTCAGCTTCGTGCACGGTGATGTCGCCGATGCTGAGCTCGTCGACAAGTTGGTGGCAGGCGCCGACAGTGTGGTGCATTACGCGGCGGAGACCCATAACGACAATTCCCTGGATGATCCGGAACCGTTCTTGCGCACCAATTTGATCGGGACGTTCACGTTGTTGGAGGCGGTGCGTAAGTATGGGGTGCGGTATCACCACATTTCGACTGACGAGGTGTACGGCGATCTGGAGCTGGATGATCCGGGCCGGTTCACCGAAGCCAGCCCGTACAACCCCTCCTCACCGTATTCGTCGACGAAGGCGGGCAGCGATCTGTTGGTGCGGGCGTGGATGCGTTCCTACGGTGTGGCCGCGACGATCTCGAACTGCTCGAACAACTATGGCCCGTATCAGCATGTGGAGAAATTCATCCCTCGTCAGATCACCAACGTGCTGCGCGGGGCGCGCCCCAAGCTCTACGGGGAGGGGTTGAATGTGCGGGACTGGATCCACGCAGATGATCACTCCTCGGCGGTGTTGATGATCCTGGAGAACGGCCGGATCGGGGAGACGTACCTGATCGGTGCCAATGGCGAAAAGGACAACCGGACCGTCGTCGAGTTGATCTTGACGATCATGGGCCAGCCCGCCGACGCCTACGACCATGTTCCGGATCGCACCGGTCACGACCTGCGCTATGCGATCGATGCGACCAAGCTGCGCGACGAGCTCGGGTGGCGGCCGCGTTATCCTGACTTCGAGCAAGGGCTGGCCGCGACGATCGAGTGGTATCGCGACAACGAAAGCTGGTGGGCGCCCGCCAAAGACGCCACCGAGGCTTTCTACGCCAGACTCGGGCAATGA
- a CDS encoding RND family transporter — protein MADTQLAAQPAEPTSPTRRPAIARSIRALSPLIIVAWVAITVYVTFFVPWLETVGRDHSVPMAPQDAPAVIAMHRMGNVFQESTSDSFAMLVMEGQQELGEEAHTYYDGLIRELKSDTTHVEHVQDLWGDRLTASGAQSKDGKAVYIQLNLAGNQGTTLGGQSINAVRGIVERTPAPPGIKVYVTGPAALVADMQHAGDHSMIKMTAVGGVIIFVILLFVYRSIITVIGLLLTVGIEVLIARGVVAFLADHSVISLSTFAVSLLVALAMAAGTDYGIFFFGRYHEARQCGEDIESAFYSTFRSVAPVVLGSGMTIAGAMLCLSFTRLPIFQSMGVPSAVGMFVAVAVAVTLVPSFLAVGSRIKLFDPKVRLRNRRWRRIGTAVVRWPVPILITTIAIALVGLLALPGYQTSYNDRLYIPQDLPANVGNAAADRHFSQARMMPEILMVESDHDMRNPADFLILHRLAKSIFKVPGISRVQGITRPEGTPIEHTSVPFLMDMQNAGMQSSIKFLKARMDDMLAQVKLLDRQIVLMKRMYELQKRLNDITHDSFITTKEMSEVVKLLMGGAADFDDFFRPIRAYLYWEPHCYDIPICFSIRSVFDAIDGISQINDKMKEMLVQFATLDQLMPQLLVQIPQMISIMESMRDMMLKMHATMSGTFGVLDDSNSNTGAMGQAFDAAQDDDTFYLPPEVFENPDFKRAMSSYLSPDGKAARFIISHKDEPASPAGIASIAKIRLAAEEALKTTPLQGSKISIAGTAATFKDFSDGSKYDLWIAAIGALCLIFIIMLLITRSLIAALVIVGTVALSLGASFGMSVLLWQYILGIKLHWMVLPMSVIVLLAVGSDYNLLLVSRIKEELGAGINTGIIRAMGGTGKVVTNAGLVFAFTMAAMVTSDLQIIGQVGTTIGLGLLFDTLVVRSFMTPSIAVLLGRWFWWPQLVRPRPASFMLRSEGTRASVRAYMLPREDRADDEPVTAEIPRATV, from the coding sequence GTGGCGGACACCCAACTCGCAGCCCAGCCGGCCGAACCGACCAGCCCGACCCGACGGCCGGCTATCGCGCGTTCAATTCGCGCGCTGTCACCGCTCATCATTGTGGCCTGGGTGGCGATCACCGTCTATGTGACCTTTTTCGTTCCCTGGCTGGAGACCGTCGGTCGGGACCATTCGGTGCCGATGGCGCCACAGGATGCCCCGGCGGTCATTGCGATGCACCGCATGGGCAATGTGTTCCAGGAATCCACCTCCGACAGTTTCGCCATGCTGGTGATGGAGGGTCAGCAGGAACTCGGCGAGGAAGCACACACGTATTACGACGGACTGATTCGCGAGCTGAAAAGCGATACAACGCATGTCGAGCACGTGCAAGACCTGTGGGGGGATCGGCTCACCGCATCCGGTGCGCAGAGCAAAGACGGTAAAGCCGTCTACATCCAGTTGAACCTGGCCGGTAATCAAGGCACGACACTGGGTGGACAGTCGATCAACGCCGTCCGCGGTATCGTCGAACGAACGCCCGCGCCACCCGGGATCAAGGTCTATGTGACCGGCCCGGCGGCATTGGTCGCCGATATGCAGCACGCGGGCGACCACTCGATGATCAAGATGACCGCGGTCGGCGGCGTCATCATTTTCGTGATCCTGCTCTTCGTCTACCGCTCGATCATCACAGTCATCGGTTTGTTGCTGACGGTCGGTATCGAAGTCCTTATTGCGCGCGGCGTCGTGGCGTTTCTCGCCGACCACAGCGTCATCAGCCTCTCCACGTTTGCGGTCAGCTTGCTGGTTGCGCTGGCAATGGCCGCAGGAACCGATTACGGCATTTTCTTCTTCGGCCGATATCACGAGGCGCGTCAATGTGGTGAAGACATTGAATCCGCTTTCTACAGCACCTTCCGCAGCGTCGCCCCCGTCGTCCTGGGCAGCGGTATGACCATCGCCGGAGCGATGCTGTGCCTGAGCTTCACTCGGCTACCCATCTTCCAGAGCATGGGTGTGCCGTCGGCGGTCGGCATGTTCGTCGCGGTCGCGGTTGCCGTCACGCTGGTTCCGTCTTTTCTGGCCGTCGGCAGCCGCATCAAGCTGTTCGATCCCAAAGTCCGGCTGAGGAACCGCCGCTGGCGACGTATCGGCACCGCGGTCGTCCGCTGGCCGGTACCCATTCTCATCACCACGATCGCGATCGCGCTGGTCGGCCTGCTTGCACTGCCCGGCTACCAGACGAGCTACAACGACCGCCTCTACATTCCGCAGGATCTTCCCGCGAACGTCGGAAACGCGGCCGCTGACCGGCACTTCTCCCAGGCCCGGATGATGCCCGAAATCCTCATGGTCGAATCCGACCACGACATGCGGAATCCGGCTGACTTCCTGATCCTGCACAGACTGGCAAAGTCCATCTTCAAAGTGCCTGGCATTTCCCGGGTTCAGGGCATCACCCGCCCTGAAGGCACACCGATCGAGCACACCTCGGTGCCCTTCCTGATGGATATGCAGAACGCGGGCATGCAGAGCAGTATCAAGTTCCTGAAAGCACGCATGGACGACATGCTCGCGCAGGTCAAGCTGCTCGACCGGCAAATCGTGTTGATGAAGCGCATGTATGAACTGCAGAAGCGGCTCAACGACATCACCCACGATTCGTTCATCACGACGAAAGAAATGTCCGAAGTGGTCAAGCTGCTCATGGGGGGCGCTGCCGACTTCGACGACTTCTTCAGGCCCATCCGGGCGTATTTATATTGGGAGCCACACTGCTACGACATCCCGATCTGCTTCTCGATCCGATCGGTATTCGACGCGATCGACGGCATCAGCCAAATCAACGACAAAATGAAGGAAATGCTCGTCCAGTTCGCGACATTGGACCAGCTAATGCCCCAGCTTCTCGTGCAGATCCCTCAGATGATCTCAATCATGGAATCGATGCGGGACATGATGCTCAAAATGCACGCCACCATGTCCGGAACGTTCGGAGTGCTCGACGATTCAAATTCCAACACCGGCGCCATGGGGCAGGCATTCGACGCGGCCCAGGACGACGACACCTTCTATCTGCCGCCAGAGGTTTTCGAGAACCCTGATTTCAAGCGGGCGATGAGCTCCTACCTATCCCCCGATGGAAAAGCCGCGCGGTTCATCATTTCCCACAAGGACGAACCCGCGTCGCCTGCGGGCATCGCGAGCATCGCCAAGATCCGACTCGCGGCCGAGGAAGCGCTCAAAACGACGCCACTGCAAGGGTCGAAGATCTCCATCGCCGGGACCGCCGCGACGTTCAAGGACTTCAGCGACGGCTCCAAATACGATCTCTGGATCGCGGCGATCGGTGCACTCTGCCTGATTTTCATCATCATGCTGCTCATTACCCGCAGCCTGATCGCAGCCCTGGTGATCGTGGGGACTGTCGCGCTGTCATTGGGCGCGTCCTTCGGTATGTCGGTGCTGCTCTGGCAATACATCCTCGGCATCAAACTGCACTGGATGGTGCTGCCGATGTCGGTCATCGTGTTGTTGGCGGTCGGCTCGGATTACAACCTGCTGCTGGTATCGCGGATCAAGGAAGAGTTGGGGGCCGGCATCAACACCGGCATCATCCGCGCGATGGGCGGCACCGGAAAAGTTGTGACCAACGCCGGCTTGGTGTTTGCGTTCACCATGGCCGCGATGGTCACCAGCGATCTGCAGATCATCGGTCAGGTCGGCACCACCATCGGCCTGGGCCTGTTGTTCGACACCCTTGTCGTACGGTCGTTCATGACGCCGTCGATCGCCGTGCTGCTCGGCAGGTGGTTCTGGTGGCCGCAGCTGGTGCGTCCCCGCCCGGCGAGCTTCATGCTCCGGTCCGAGGGAACACGCGCGTCGGTTCGCGCCTACATGCTGCCTCGCGAGGACCGTGCGGATGACGAACCCGTCACCGCCGAAATCCCAAGAGCAACGGTCTAA
- a CDS encoding sugar nucleotide-binding protein — protein MTELGKPLRATETAIPGLVIWDLPVHGDNRGWFKENWQREKMVAAGMPDFGPVQNNVSFNESAGTTRGIHAEPWDKYISVATGRIFCAWVDLRDGPTFGTVVTAEVDPSRAVFVPQGVGNGFQTLEPNTAYTYLVNDHYSPDGVYTSLNPADETIAIDWPIPLDQAELSAKDRAQGPLSEVVPVRPRKILVIGCNGQLGRALRDAYDGLSYVEYVDLPDFDLTSRDFASARSWREYQTIVNAAAYTAVDLAETPDGREAAWAANVAGIANLARVAAAHRLTVVHVSTDYVFDGSATRPYREDDPMTPLGVYGQTKAAGDQIIGTLDRRYILRTSWVIGDGRNFVRTMLSLAERGIDPSVVDDQIGRLTFTSELARAIRHVTETRAPYGTYNVTGSGPATSWADVARRTFELAGHDPSRISGVSTAEYFSTATNPVAPRPLHGVLDLAKIESTGFVPADAGESLADYVRLETRTAVN, from the coding sequence ATGACGGAGCTCGGAAAACCACTCCGCGCGACGGAGACGGCGATTCCCGGCTTGGTCATCTGGGATCTGCCTGTTCACGGTGACAATCGGGGCTGGTTCAAGGAGAACTGGCAACGCGAGAAGATGGTGGCCGCCGGGATGCCCGACTTCGGGCCCGTGCAGAACAACGTCTCGTTCAACGAATCCGCCGGCACCACCCGTGGCATTCATGCCGAGCCGTGGGACAAGTACATCTCGGTGGCGACCGGACGGATCTTCTGCGCCTGGGTCGACCTGCGCGATGGCCCGACGTTCGGGACGGTGGTGACGGCGGAAGTCGACCCGTCCCGGGCCGTGTTCGTGCCGCAGGGTGTCGGCAACGGATTCCAGACCCTGGAGCCGAATACTGCTTACACCTACCTGGTCAACGACCATTACTCGCCGGATGGTGTCTATACCTCGCTGAATCCAGCCGACGAGACCATCGCGATCGACTGGCCGATCCCGCTGGATCAGGCCGAGCTGTCCGCCAAAGACCGGGCTCAGGGCCCGCTGTCGGAGGTTGTCCCCGTGCGGCCGCGCAAGATCCTGGTGATCGGTTGTAACGGACAGTTGGGCCGCGCTCTGCGTGACGCCTACGACGGCCTGTCGTATGTCGAGTACGTCGATCTGCCCGACTTCGATCTGACGTCCCGCGATTTCGCCTCGGCGCGCTCCTGGCGCGAGTACCAGACGATTGTCAACGCCGCGGCCTACACCGCGGTCGATCTGGCTGAGACTCCGGACGGTCGAGAGGCGGCGTGGGCGGCGAACGTCGCCGGCATCGCGAACCTGGCGCGGGTCGCGGCGGCACACCGCCTGACGGTTGTGCACGTGTCGACGGACTACGTGTTCGACGGGAGCGCGACGCGGCCCTACCGTGAGGACGATCCGATGACGCCGCTGGGCGTCTACGGGCAGACGAAAGCCGCCGGCGACCAGATCATCGGGACACTGGACCGGCGTTACATCCTGCGCACCTCGTGGGTGATCGGTGATGGCCGAAACTTCGTGCGCACCATGCTTTCTCTGGCCGAACGAGGTATCGACCCGTCGGTGGTCGACGACCAGATCGGCCGGCTGACGTTCACCTCGGAGCTGGCCCGGGCCATCCGGCATGTGACCGAGACCCGCGCACCGTACGGGACCTACAACGTGACCGGATCCGGGCCGGCCACGTCCTGGGCCGACGTGGCGCGGCGTACGTTCGAACTCGCCGGTCACGATCCTTCGCGGATCAGCGGGGTGTCAACGGCGGAGTACTTCAGCACGGCCACGAATCCTGTTGCGCCGCGCCCGCTACACGGGGTCCTTGATCTCGCGAAGATCGAGTCCACCGGGTTCGTGCCCGCTGATGCCGGTGAGAGCCTGGCGGATTACGTCCGCCTGGAGACCCGGACAGCAGTCAATTAG
- the rfbA gene encoding glucose-1-phosphate thymidylyltransferase RfbA, giving the protein MKGIILAGGSGTRLHPITLGVSKQLIPVYDKPMAYYPLSTLMLAGIRDILVITTPHDAESFERLLGDGSRFGVSITFAQQPSPDGLAQAFTIGADFIGNDKVALILGDNLLYGPGLGTQLKCFADVDGGQIFAYWVAEPSAYGVVEFDPTGVVVSLEEKPKQPRSNFAVPGLYFYDNNVVAIARDLSPSDRGEYEITDVNRAYLDQGRLRVQVLPRGTAWLDTGTFDQMTDAADFVRTMERRTGLKIGVPEEIAWRQGFLTDDELRERAELLVKSGYGSYLLDLLERGL; this is encoded by the coding sequence ATGAAGGGCATCATCCTGGCGGGTGGTTCCGGTACCCGCCTGCACCCGATCACTCTTGGGGTCTCGAAGCAGTTGATCCCGGTGTATGACAAACCGATGGCGTATTACCCGTTGTCGACGTTGATGTTGGCGGGGATTCGCGACATTTTGGTGATTACGACTCCGCATGATGCGGAGAGTTTTGAGCGGTTGTTGGGGGATGGGTCTCGGTTCGGGGTGTCGATCACGTTCGCGCAGCAGCCGTCTCCCGACGGCCTGGCTCAGGCGTTCACCATCGGTGCGGACTTCATCGGCAACGACAAGGTCGCCCTCATCCTGGGTGACAACCTGCTCTACGGACCGGGGTTGGGCACTCAGCTCAAGTGTTTCGCCGATGTCGACGGTGGCCAGATCTTCGCCTACTGGGTGGCCGAGCCGTCGGCCTACGGTGTGGTGGAATTCGACCCCACCGGTGTGGTGGTGTCGCTGGAGGAGAAGCCGAAGCAGCCCCGAAGCAACTTCGCAGTCCCTGGGCTGTACTTCTACGACAACAACGTGGTGGCGATCGCCCGAGATCTGTCACCGAGCGATCGCGGCGAGTACGAGATCACCGACGTCAACCGGGCGTACCTGGACCAGGGACGGTTGCGCGTGCAGGTGTTGCCGCGCGGCACGGCGTGGCTGGACACCGGGACGTTCGATCAGATGACCGACGCTGCCGATTTTGTCCGGACGATGGAGCGTCGGACGGGGTTGAAGATCGGGGTGCCGGAGGAAATCGCCTGGCGGCAAGGCTTTCTCACCGATGATGAGCTGCGGGAGCGCGCCGAGCTGTTGGTGAAGTCGGGGTACGGCTCGTATCTGTTGGATCTGTTGGAGAGGGGTCTGTAG
- a CDS encoding RND family transporter: MSNHQLDTGRPVVADTIRRFSALVILGWLAIIVGLTLGVPTLEQVEAEHAVSQNPTDAPSWKATQRMSEVFQESTSGNAPVMIVLEGQQPLGDDAHAYYDRLIRQLRSDTKHVQHIQNFWGDPLTSAAAESDDGKAAYVQIIVTGRAGDALANESVQAVQHVVAQTPAPPGIRTYVTGPAALAADISVAGNSTVTTITLVSIAVILVTLLIIYRAPLTVIALLMVVFVQLQAARGIVALLGHFEIIGLTSLAVNLLVALVIAAGTDYGIFFIGRYHEARLAGEDRETAFYTTYRGVAHVVLATGLTVAGATFCLSFTRLPAFQALGVPCAVGILVAVAVALTLVPAVIAAGGRFGLFEPKRPASTRGWRRIGTAIVRWPGPILVASLAITLVGLLTLPGFKPDFNDQHFLPKSIPATDGINAAARHFPPSAMMTPEILMVETDHDLRNSADFLVLNKLAKAVLAVPGIEKVQAVTRPEGTPLAHTTIPYLMSAQQAGQQQFMFFQKQRMADLLTQADQLGQTIAIMSHMYDLMKQLSATMHQMVKSTHEMADITMQLRDHIADFEDFFRPIRNYFYWEPHCFDIPICWSIRSIFDVLDGVDGLTDKLQQLTANLDQMDVIMPQLLAQFPEMIAIMTSMRGMLLTMHSTMSGVLGQMDGNGTNSTAMGKAFDAAQNDDSFYIPPEVFKNEDFKRVMKIFISPDGKAVRMLISQKGDPTSPDGIGRVDAIKSAAEEALKGTPLEGSPISLAGTAALVKDTVTGTKYDLIIAVVSALCLIFVVMLIVTRSLIAAMVIVGTVLLSLGASFGLAVFIWQYLLGIQLHWSVFVMTVIILLAVGSDYNLLLVARMKEELSAGINTGIIRAMAGTGKVVTTAGLVFAFTMASMIVSDVISIGQVGTTIAVGLLFDTLVVRAFMTPSIAALLGRWFWWPQRVRPRPASSMLRPTGPRPLVRALLQNQER; the protein is encoded by the coding sequence ACGAGCGGCAACGCCCCGGTGATGATCGTCCTCGAAGGTCAACAACCCCTTGGCGATGACGCGCATGCGTACTACGACCGGCTGATCCGGCAATTGCGAAGCGACACAAAGCACGTGCAGCACATCCAGAACTTCTGGGGTGATCCACTTACCAGCGCAGCCGCGGAGAGCGATGACGGTAAGGCTGCCTACGTTCAGATCATCGTCACTGGCAGAGCGGGCGACGCCCTAGCCAACGAATCGGTCCAGGCCGTCCAGCACGTCGTCGCACAGACTCCCGCCCCACCGGGCATCAGAACATACGTGACCGGTCCCGCGGCGCTGGCCGCCGACATCAGTGTCGCCGGAAACAGCACGGTCACCACCATCACTTTGGTGAGTATCGCGGTCATTCTCGTGACGCTGCTGATCATCTATCGCGCGCCACTTACCGTGATCGCGCTGCTGATGGTGGTCTTCGTACAGCTGCAGGCGGCCCGCGGAATCGTCGCGCTCCTAGGCCATTTCGAGATCATCGGACTGACGAGTCTTGCGGTGAACTTGTTGGTGGCGCTGGTGATCGCGGCCGGAACGGACTACGGCATCTTCTTCATCGGGCGCTATCACGAGGCGCGCCTTGCCGGCGAGGATCGCGAGACGGCGTTCTATACGACCTACCGCGGGGTCGCCCACGTCGTATTGGCCACCGGCCTGACGGTTGCGGGGGCCACGTTCTGTCTCAGCTTCACCCGACTGCCCGCCTTCCAAGCTCTGGGCGTCCCGTGCGCGGTCGGCATCTTGGTCGCGGTCGCAGTGGCCCTCACCCTCGTTCCGGCGGTCATCGCCGCAGGCGGCCGTTTCGGCCTGTTCGAGCCCAAGCGGCCTGCCAGCACCCGCGGATGGCGGCGCATCGGAACGGCGATCGTCCGGTGGCCTGGGCCCATTCTGGTTGCGTCCCTGGCGATCACGCTGGTCGGACTGTTGACGCTGCCCGGCTTCAAGCCCGACTTCAACGACCAGCATTTCCTGCCGAAAAGCATTCCCGCCACTGACGGCATCAACGCAGCGGCGAGGCACTTCCCGCCGTCGGCGATGATGACGCCCGAAATACTGATGGTGGAGACGGATCACGACCTCCGCAATTCGGCAGATTTCCTGGTGCTGAACAAGCTGGCCAAGGCGGTCCTTGCAGTTCCGGGTATCGAGAAAGTTCAGGCCGTTACACGCCCCGAGGGAACCCCTCTCGCGCACACGACGATTCCGTATCTGATGAGCGCGCAGCAGGCCGGCCAGCAGCAGTTCATGTTCTTCCAGAAGCAGCGTATGGCGGACCTGCTCACACAGGCCGATCAATTAGGGCAGACCATCGCCATCATGTCGCACATGTACGACTTGATGAAGCAGTTGTCAGCCACGATGCATCAGATGGTGAAAAGCACGCACGAAATGGCCGATATCACCATGCAATTGCGTGACCATATCGCCGACTTCGAAGACTTCTTCCGGCCCATCCGCAATTACTTCTACTGGGAACCGCATTGCTTCGACATCCCGATCTGCTGGTCAATACGAAGCATTTTCGACGTCCTTGACGGCGTCGACGGACTGACCGACAAACTGCAACAGCTGACCGCGAATCTGGACCAGATGGACGTGATCATGCCGCAGCTGCTTGCCCAGTTCCCGGAGATGATCGCGATCATGACGAGCATGCGCGGAATGCTGCTCACCATGCACAGCACTATGTCCGGTGTGTTGGGCCAGATGGACGGCAACGGCACGAATTCCACTGCCATGGGTAAGGCATTCGACGCCGCCCAGAACGACGACTCGTTTTATATTCCGCCGGAGGTCTTCAAAAACGAAGACTTCAAACGAGTCATGAAGATCTTCATCTCACCGGACGGTAAGGCCGTTCGCATGCTGATCTCCCAGAAGGGCGACCCCACCTCGCCCGACGGCATTGGCCGAGTCGATGCGATTAAGAGCGCGGCGGAGGAAGCTCTCAAGGGCACTCCTTTGGAGGGCTCGCCGATCTCTCTCGCCGGTACCGCCGCGCTCGTCAAAGACACCGTCACCGGAACCAAATACGATTTGATCATCGCGGTCGTTTCGGCGCTGTGCCTGATCTTCGTCGTCATGTTGATCGTCACGCGAAGCCTTATTGCAGCGATGGTGATCGTTGGGACGGTACTGCTTTCACTAGGTGCGTCCTTCGGCCTGGCCGTTTTCATATGGCAGTACCTACTCGGCATTCAATTGCATTGGTCGGTCTTCGTGATGACCGTGATCATCCTTTTGGCCGTCGGATCTGACTACAACCTGCTACTGGTCGCGAGAATGAAGGAAGAGCTGAGCGCCGGTATCAACACCGGAATCATCCGCGCTATGGCTGGAACCGGCAAAGTCGTGACGACCGCGGGCCTGGTGTTCGCGTTCACCATGGCGTCGATGATCGTCAGCGATGTGATCAGCATCGGCCAAGTCGGCACCACGATCGCAGTTGGCCTGCTGTTCGACACCTTGGTGGTACGCGCGTTCATGACACCGTCTATCGCCGCGCTGCTGGGCCGCTGGTTCTGGTGGCCACAGCGGGTTCGGCCCCGTCCCGCCAGCTCAATGCTCCGACCGACAGGACCGCGTCCGCTAGTGCGCGCCTTGTTGCAGAACCAAGAGCGGTAA